A region of Pyxidicoccus parkwaysis DNA encodes the following proteins:
- a CDS encoding anti-sigma factor family protein, with translation MTCQELERLLYPYLDGEFQPEERVDLETHLSGCAACQRRVEEEQQMQQALRRAARHSVQQMRAPASLRAGIELGLKHEQRRAQYGVWLRAGAVALVVVTVSGGWVAYQTREQQRLACREAIQRHNKVLPFEIASASREQMEQWFKGNVDPRVTVPQFPKAKPLGGRISILNGREVAYISYETLPENEGEPSRRLSVFVVPDDSAAPPKVQTLKAVEVDSAQGYNVVTWRDDEIVYEMVTDMDEDDIRRLLAERDNGGGALARKPEPQQSEDPLFTPGPAQHSRPALRLERATFPPR, from the coding sequence ATGACCTGCCAGGAACTCGAACGGCTCCTCTATCCGTACCTCGACGGCGAATTCCAGCCCGAGGAACGTGTGGACCTCGAAACCCACCTCTCCGGGTGCGCCGCATGCCAGCGGCGCGTGGAGGAGGAGCAGCAGATGCAGCAGGCGCTGCGGCGGGCCGCGCGCCACTCCGTGCAGCAGATGCGGGCCCCCGCATCGCTGCGAGCGGGCATCGAGCTGGGGCTGAAGCATGAACAGCGCCGGGCCCAGTACGGCGTGTGGCTTCGCGCGGGAGCCGTGGCGCTGGTGGTGGTGACGGTGAGCGGTGGCTGGGTGGCCTACCAGACGAGGGAGCAGCAGCGCCTCGCCTGCCGTGAGGCCATCCAGCGCCACAACAAGGTCCTCCCCTTCGAAATCGCCTCCGCCTCACGCGAGCAGATGGAGCAGTGGTTCAAGGGCAACGTGGACCCGCGCGTCACGGTGCCGCAGTTCCCCAAGGCGAAGCCGCTGGGCGGCCGCATCTCCATCCTCAACGGCCGCGAGGTCGCGTACATCAGCTACGAGACGCTGCCGGAGAACGAGGGAGAGCCGAGCCGCCGGTTGAGCGTCTTCGTTGTCCCCGACGACAGCGCGGCGCCTCCGAAGGTCCAGACGCTGAAGGCCGTCGAGGTGGACTCCGCGCAGGGCTACAACGTCGTCACCTGGCGGGATGACGAAATCGTCTACGAGATGGTCACCGACATGGACGAGGACGACATCCGCCGGCTCCTCGCGGAGCGCGACAACGGTGGTGGCGCCCTGGCTCGCAAGCCGGAGCCGCAGCAGTCCGAGGACCCGCTCTTCACTCCCGGGCCCGCGCAGCACTCGCGTCCCGCCCTGCGCCTCGAGCGGGCGACCTTCCCTCCGCGCTGA
- a CDS encoding sigma-70 family RNA polymerase sigma factor, translating into MLDFRQPNRTKQEFEELALAHLDPLYSAALRLTKNERDAEDLVQDTCMRAYRFFDKFERGTNIKAWLFKILTNTFINRYRRKVKERTVVEGVEREAVHERFVSRDATDFAANPEQYFFDRLLSDDVLRAIDALPIDFRLVVILADLQEFSYKEIAEILECPVGTVMSRLFRGRKLLQKNLREYAEGQGVFRHDGEPVNAPADLEEYRNRKKTG; encoded by the coding sequence ATGTTGGACTTCAGGCAACCCAACCGAACGAAGCAGGAATTCGAGGAACTGGCGCTGGCCCATCTGGACCCGCTCTACTCCGCGGCCCTGCGGCTGACGAAGAACGAGCGCGACGCGGAGGACCTCGTCCAGGACACCTGCATGCGGGCCTACCGCTTCTTCGACAAGTTCGAGCGGGGCACCAACATCAAGGCCTGGCTGTTCAAGATCCTCACGAACACGTTCATCAACCGCTACCGTCGCAAGGTGAAGGAGCGCACGGTGGTGGAGGGCGTGGAGCGCGAGGCCGTGCACGAGCGCTTCGTGAGCCGGGACGCGACGGACTTCGCGGCCAACCCGGAGCAATACTTCTTCGACCGCCTCCTGTCGGACGACGTGCTGCGCGCCATCGACGCGCTGCCCATCGACTTCCGGCTGGTGGTCATCCTCGCGGACCTCCAGGAGTTCTCCTACAAGGAGATTGCGGAGATTCTCGAGTGCCCCGTCGGTACGGTGATGAGCCGCCTGTTCCGCGGCCGCAAGCTCCTGCAGAAGAACCTGCGGGAGTACGCGGAGGGACAGGGCGTCTTCCGGCATGATGGTGAGCCGGTGAACGCCCCCGCGGACCTGGAGGAGTACCGGAACAGGAAGAAGACGGGGTAG
- the ald gene encoding alanine dehydrogenase, with protein MIVGVPKEIKTREYRVGMVPAGVRALTSAGHTVLVETNAGVGSGIPDSEYQRVGAQIVASADEVWKRAEMVVKVKEPIAPEYERIQPGQIIYTYFHLAGVDPELTKTLIKKKAAAVAYETLQLDDGSLPLLKPMSEVAGKMAIQVGAACLEKAHGGKGILLGGVPGVRRGRVTVIGGGVVGLCAAKVAVGMGAEVTILDVNLERLTYLDDVFLGRVSVLASDTESIAKTVRESDLVVGGVLIPGGKAPKLVSEALISEMSPGSVVVDVAVDQGGCIETCKPTTHDNPTFTVHGVVHYCVANMPGAVPQTSTYALTNTTRPYARKIADMGLVEAVKSDRALARAMNTYNGHVTYEAVAKDMGYDYVPLTDALAGRK; from the coding sequence GTGATCGTCGGAGTTCCCAAGGAGATCAAAACCCGTGAGTACCGCGTCGGCATGGTTCCGGCCGGCGTGCGCGCGCTCACGAGCGCGGGCCACACGGTGTTGGTCGAGACGAACGCCGGCGTCGGCTCCGGCATCCCGGACTCGGAGTACCAGCGCGTCGGCGCGCAGATTGTCGCCAGCGCGGACGAGGTCTGGAAGCGCGCGGAGATGGTCGTCAAGGTGAAGGAGCCGATTGCGCCCGAGTACGAGCGCATCCAGCCCGGGCAGATCATCTACACGTACTTCCACCTGGCCGGCGTGGACCCGGAGCTGACGAAGACGTTGATCAAGAAGAAGGCCGCGGCCGTCGCGTACGAGACGCTGCAGCTGGATGACGGCAGCCTGCCGCTGCTCAAGCCCATGTCCGAGGTGGCCGGGAAGATGGCCATCCAGGTGGGCGCCGCGTGCCTGGAGAAGGCGCACGGTGGCAAGGGCATCCTGCTGGGCGGCGTGCCCGGCGTGCGCCGCGGCCGTGTCACCGTCATCGGCGGTGGCGTGGTGGGCCTGTGCGCCGCCAAGGTCGCCGTGGGCATGGGCGCCGAGGTCACCATCCTCGATGTGAATCTGGAGCGCCTCACCTACCTGGACGACGTGTTCCTCGGCCGCGTCAGCGTGCTGGCCTCGGACACGGAGAGCATCGCCAAGACGGTGCGCGAGTCCGACCTCGTCGTCGGCGGCGTGCTCATCCCCGGCGGCAAGGCCCCGAAGCTCGTCTCCGAGGCCCTCATCTCCGAGATGAGCCCCGGCTCCGTCGTCGTCGACGTCGCCGTGGACCAGGGCGGCTGCATCGAGACCTGCAAGCCCACCACCCACGACAACCCGACCTTCACCGTCCACGGCGTCGTCCACTACTGCGTGGCCAACATGCCCGGCGCGGTGCCCCAGACGTCCACGTACGCGCTCACCAACACCACCCGTCCCTACGCGCGCAAGATTGCCGACATGGGCCTGGTGGAGGCCGTGAAGTCCGACCGCGCCCTGGCCCGTGCGATGAACACCTACAACGGCCACGTCACCTACGAGGCCGTCGCCAAGGACATGGGCTACGACTACGTGCCGCTGACGGACGCGCTCGCCGGCCGCAAGTAG
- a CDS encoding radical SAM protein produces the protein MTSAPKLLFADPKGKVMEHPYLLATLRSGEELVPPQDKPIPLPSAGRLVHLPGRLPVGLHPETGELELVREMKVGGKTFVPNAVGALLPPGYTRTFLPGEVKGSGPVLPQWAYTAAAWVGDGPVAWAIHTDRRSHWDPERYSTPDMKALVQQHMERFPDNRVLKQLKTCALIYRCFTSQNTFYVRDEAAIPASVMCNARCVGCISDQPADGPPASHERMDDGPTGEEMGQIGLFHLEHAPGRTMVSFGQGCEGEPLTRWKQIAEAIRFMRAHSDKGSININTNASLTKGLEALFDAGLDAIRVSLNSAVKDLYEAYYKPVKYGWEDVEASIALARERGAYLALNLLLFPGVTDREGEVKALERLVKKYRVDQVQTRSLCIDPIQYLEVARDKGAGGEPVGIRTLLQRLKAARPGLVIGNFARGLEERENAAGHG, from the coding sequence ATGACGTCCGCACCGAAGCTGCTGTTCGCCGACCCGAAGGGGAAGGTGATGGAGCACCCCTATCTGCTCGCCACGCTGCGCAGCGGCGAGGAGCTCGTGCCACCCCAGGACAAGCCCATTCCGTTGCCGTCGGCCGGACGGCTGGTGCACCTGCCCGGCCGCCTGCCCGTCGGGCTGCATCCGGAGACGGGCGAATTGGAGCTGGTGCGCGAGATGAAGGTGGGCGGCAAGACGTTCGTGCCCAACGCGGTGGGCGCGCTGCTGCCGCCGGGCTACACGCGCACGTTCCTTCCTGGCGAGGTGAAGGGCAGCGGGCCGGTGCTGCCGCAGTGGGCGTACACCGCGGCCGCGTGGGTGGGTGACGGGCCGGTGGCGTGGGCCATCCACACGGACCGCCGCTCGCACTGGGACCCGGAGCGCTACTCCACGCCGGACATGAAGGCGCTGGTGCAGCAGCACATGGAGCGCTTCCCCGACAACCGCGTGCTGAAGCAGCTCAAGACGTGCGCGCTCATCTACCGGTGCTTCACGTCGCAGAACACGTTCTACGTGCGCGACGAGGCGGCCATCCCCGCGTCCGTCATGTGCAACGCGCGCTGCGTGGGCTGCATCTCCGACCAGCCCGCGGACGGGCCGCCCGCATCGCACGAGCGCATGGACGACGGGCCCACCGGCGAGGAGATGGGACAGATTGGCCTGTTCCATCTGGAGCACGCGCCGGGCCGCACCATGGTCAGCTTCGGTCAGGGCTGCGAGGGCGAGCCGCTCACGCGCTGGAAGCAGATTGCGGAAGCCATCCGCTTCATGCGCGCGCACAGCGACAAGGGCTCCATCAACATCAACACCAACGCCAGCCTCACGAAGGGACTGGAGGCGCTGTTCGACGCGGGGCTGGACGCCATCCGCGTGTCTCTGAACTCGGCGGTGAAGGACCTCTACGAGGCCTACTACAAGCCGGTGAAGTACGGCTGGGAGGACGTGGAAGCGTCCATTGCGCTGGCGCGCGAGCGCGGCGCGTACCTCGCGTTGAACCTGCTGCTGTTCCCCGGCGTCACGGACCGCGAGGGCGAGGTGAAGGCGCTGGAGCGGCTGGTGAAGAAGTACCGCGTGGACCAGGTGCAGACGCGCTCGCTGTGCATCGACCCGATTCAGTACCTGGAGGTGGCGCGTGACAAGGGCGCGGGCGGCGAGCCCGTGGGCATCCGCACGCTGCTTCAGCGACTGAAGGCGGCGAGGCCGGGGCTCGTCATCGGCAACTTCGCGCGCGGGCTGGAGGAGCGCGAGAACGCCGCGGGGCACGGGTAG
- a CDS encoding response regulator, which translates to MSRVLVIDDSPMLVELTVRALTAAGYQASGAQDLASLDQKLTEGPFSLILMDVNMPEMFGDDVVEYLRRQKNVTAKLVLYSDIPEAELASKTKASGADGYILKSGGLEAVLGGVMGLIGAPALSVPTAVPAATPAATPAPAATAAPAAPAAKPAATGARKPRILIVDDSEMTARIIEADLVSKGFEVHVADTADKATKIILKKQTRPDLVLLDVRMPNVNGEQFCRFIKSNSLFKGIKVLLCSGENVEELQRICREAGADGYIPKDAVMGNLVAKELMPTGNE; encoded by the coding sequence ATGTCGCGCGTACTGGTCATTGACGACAGCCCGATGCTGGTGGAGCTCACCGTACGGGCCCTCACCGCCGCCGGCTACCAGGCGAGCGGCGCGCAGGACCTGGCCAGCCTCGACCAGAAGCTCACCGAGGGGCCGTTCTCGCTCATCCTCATGGACGTGAACATGCCGGAGATGTTCGGCGACGACGTCGTCGAGTACCTCCGCCGGCAGAAGAACGTCACCGCCAAGCTGGTGCTGTACTCCGACATCCCCGAGGCGGAGCTCGCGAGCAAGACGAAGGCTTCCGGTGCCGACGGCTACATCCTCAAGAGCGGCGGCCTGGAGGCCGTGCTCGGTGGTGTCATGGGGCTCATCGGGGCTCCGGCGCTGAGCGTTCCCACCGCCGTGCCCGCGGCGACTCCTGCCGCGACCCCGGCTCCCGCCGCCACGGCCGCTCCGGCGGCGCCCGCCGCGAAGCCCGCCGCCACGGGCGCACGCAAGCCCCGCATCCTCATCGTGGATGACAGCGAGATGACGGCCCGCATCATCGAAGCGGACCTCGTGTCCAAGGGCTTCGAGGTGCACGTGGCCGACACGGCGGACAAGGCCACGAAGATCATCCTCAAGAAGCAGACGCGTCCGGACCTGGTGCTGCTGGACGTGCGGATGCCCAACGTGAATGGCGAGCAGTTCTGCCGCTTCATCAAGAGCAACAGCCTCTTCAAGGGCATCAAGGTGCTGCTGTGCTCCGGCGAGAATGTCGAGGAGCTCCAGCGCATCTGCCGCGAGGCCGGCGCCGATGGCTATATCCCCAAGGACGCGGTGATGGGGAACCTCGTGGCCAAGGAGCTGATGCCCACGGGCAACGAGTAG
- a CDS encoding chemotaxis protein CheW, producing MAPDRAVAVQARPEQEFFCFRVGDLRLGVPSENVLEVLRAGLLTPLPRTPSFIMGVTGHRGEVLPVVDLLRFLSKGEARIGPRTRLFVGITGSYVAGVVADTVLGLRRIPVADILPPPLGGDAAAEHLLGVVQGHGAQDGINLLNFSKLLQTARQRAVAR from the coding sequence ATGGCTCCGGACCGCGCCGTGGCCGTCCAGGCCCGCCCGGAGCAGGAGTTCTTCTGCTTCCGAGTGGGAGACCTGAGGCTCGGCGTGCCCAGTGAGAACGTGCTCGAGGTGCTCCGAGCCGGCCTGCTTACCCCCCTGCCGAGGACGCCCTCATTCATCATGGGTGTCACCGGCCACCGGGGCGAGGTGCTGCCCGTCGTCGACCTGCTGCGCTTCCTCTCCAAGGGCGAGGCGCGCATCGGCCCGCGTACTCGCCTGTTCGTCGGCATCACCGGCAGCTACGTGGCCGGTGTCGTCGCGGACACGGTGCTCGGCCTGCGCCGCATTCCCGTGGCGGACATCCTCCCTCCGCCGCTGGGCGGTGACGCCGCCGCCGAGCACCTGCTCGGCGTGGTGCAGGGCCACGGCGCGCAGGACGGCATCAACCTCCTCAACTTCTCCAAGCTGCTGCAGACCGCGCGGCAGCGGGCGGTGGCTCGATGA
- a CDS encoding Frizzy aggregation protein FrzB, whose amino-acid sequence MNDEQPQEKNQVDILFFDIGDSVYGTDASQVLRIDRSLPEDITLPDLGQPHRGHRAIVFDTPEGEGHLKVDAVHAVRTIPFSALRRMPPTAGAAAYAVGVFLEEERTVLLIDLVETARTQGTQGRH is encoded by the coding sequence ATGAACGACGAGCAGCCGCAGGAGAAGAACCAGGTGGACATCCTCTTCTTCGACATCGGCGACTCGGTGTACGGCACCGACGCGTCGCAGGTGCTGCGCATCGACCGCTCGCTGCCGGAAGACATCACGCTGCCCGACCTGGGCCAGCCGCACCGCGGCCACCGCGCGATCGTCTTCGACACGCCGGAAGGCGAGGGCCACCTGAAGGTGGACGCCGTCCACGCCGTCCGCACCATCCCGTTTTCAGCGCTCCGCCGGATGCCCCCCACGGCCGGCGCGGCTGCCTATGCAGTAGGCGTGTTCCTCGAAGAGGAACGCACCGTGTTGCTCATTGACCTGGTCGAAACCGCCAGGACCCAAGGAACTCAAGGAAGGCACTGA
- a CDS encoding methyl-accepting chemotaxis protein encodes MSLDTPNDKSTSKARTARKAPASKAAAGAKASATSATSPNPAQYKAFTDTLLLVLSGNLQARVPKELAGEGGAEMAHLLNQVLDNLAASEHRKQVSAQEIDQALDSLIGLVREGDLSRWNTTTEDPQLGPLLEGFGKVIETLRTFVREINEAALRLSSSANQVLAASTQHETSSTEQAAAIHETTATMEELKHASAQIAENAGSVARVAEETLGAARAGRGAIGEFIQAMQQIRSDGVAVADSIAKLSKRVERIGTVVEVIDEIADRSDLLALNAALEGSRAGEAGKGFSIVAAEMRRLAENVLDSTKEIKNLITEIREATAAAAGAAEASKTATESGEKLGAVAAQAVEGILAGVQETSDAARVINLATQQQRTATEQVVASMAEIEDVTRQTTQASKQATGAAAELTQLAGRLAELIKRFKAD; translated from the coding sequence ATGTCCCTGGACACCCCCAACGACAAGTCCACTTCCAAGGCTCGCACCGCCCGGAAGGCCCCCGCCTCCAAGGCGGCCGCGGGCGCGAAGGCCAGCGCCACCTCGGCGACGTCCCCGAACCCGGCCCAGTACAAGGCCTTCACCGACACGCTGCTGTTGGTGCTCTCCGGCAACCTCCAGGCCCGCGTTCCCAAGGAGCTGGCGGGCGAGGGCGGCGCGGAGATGGCGCACCTGCTGAACCAGGTGCTCGACAACCTCGCCGCGTCCGAGCACCGCAAGCAGGTGTCGGCGCAGGAAATCGACCAGGCGCTGGACTCGCTCATCGGCCTGGTGCGCGAGGGTGATTTGTCCCGGTGGAACACCACCACCGAGGACCCCCAGCTCGGGCCCCTGCTCGAGGGCTTCGGCAAGGTCATCGAGACGCTGCGCACCTTCGTGCGGGAGATCAACGAGGCGGCGCTGCGCCTGTCCTCGTCCGCCAACCAGGTGCTCGCGGCCTCCACGCAGCACGAGACTTCCTCCACGGAGCAGGCGGCGGCCATCCACGAGACGACCGCCACCATGGAGGAGCTGAAGCACGCGTCCGCGCAGATTGCGGAGAACGCGGGCAGCGTGGCGCGCGTGGCCGAGGAGACGCTTGGTGCCGCCCGCGCGGGCCGTGGCGCCATCGGCGAGTTCATCCAGGCCATGCAGCAGATTCGCAGCGACGGCGTCGCGGTGGCGGACTCCATCGCCAAGCTGTCCAAGCGCGTGGAGCGCATCGGCACGGTGGTCGAGGTCATCGACGAGATTGCGGACCGCTCGGACCTGCTGGCGCTGAACGCGGCGCTCGAGGGCAGCCGCGCGGGTGAGGCCGGCAAGGGCTTCTCCATCGTCGCGGCGGAGATGCGGCGCCTCGCGGAGAACGTCCTGGACTCCACCAAGGAGATCAAGAACCTCATCACCGAGATTCGCGAGGCCACGGCCGCGGCGGCCGGTGCGGCGGAGGCCTCCAAGACGGCGACCGAGTCCGGCGAGAAGCTGGGCGCGGTGGCGGCGCAGGCGGTGGAGGGCATCCTCGCCGGCGTGCAGGAGACCAGCGACGCGGCCCGCGTCATCAACCTCGCCACGCAGCAGCAGCGCACGGCGACGGAGCAGGTGGTGGCGTCCATGGCGGAAATCGAGGACGTGACGCGCCAGACGACGCAGGCGTCCAAGCAGGCCACGGGCGCGGCGGCGGAGCTCACGCAGCTCGCGGGACGTCTGGCCGAGCTCATCAAGCGCTTCAAGGCCGACTAG